In Streptomyces chartreusis, the following proteins share a genomic window:
- a CDS encoding ArsR family transcriptional regulator, translating into MLRTPAGRRRLEILEWLKDPAVHFPDGCHGDPAEDGVTADAVAAKLGVPPHVAETHLGLLVDIGVLRSKKIQQHTHYRRDEIRIAEVARMFEKGW; encoded by the coding sequence ATGCTGAGGACTCCCGCCGGCCGGCGGCGCCTGGAGATCCTGGAGTGGCTCAAGGACCCGGCCGTCCATTTCCCGGACGGATGCCACGGCGACCCTGCCGAGGACGGAGTCACCGCGGACGCGGTGGCCGCGAAGCTCGGAGTACCGCCCCACGTCGCCGAGACCCACCTCGGCCTCCTCGTCGACATCGGCGTGCTGCGCAGCAAGAAGATCCAACAGCACACGCACTACCGACGGGACGAGATACGCATCGCAGAGGTGGCCCGCATGTTCGAGAAGGGCTGGTAG
- a CDS encoding glycoside hydrolase family 53 protein, whose product MFHPRRTLRALLIPLAAGLALTALPTQTASAASTLTNGGFESDGTGTTTPAGWSTYSATGQNAASFTEAGGHGGSHRLTHWSASAYKVETYQYLSGLTNGNYKLTAWVRSGGGQNSAYLALKNCGGAEQRTDLPVSTSGWIRIVVPVSVTANQCTISINSDAAAGNWLNVDDLTFASGTGGTSIHGADISSLAKSEAKGGTYRTGSGSTGDPVAILRNAGMNYARLKVWVNPADGYNNKARVLATAKRVKAAGMKLLVDFHYSDTWADPGAQSKPAAWSGHSYSQLKSDVYNHTYDVLNALKAQGTTADMVQVGNEINGGMLWSEGSTDNFSQLAGLLNSGYSAVKAVSSSTTVALHLAKGGDLSGTRWWFDNAVANGVKFDAIGLSYYGYWHGTLYDFQTTLDDAAARYAKPVFVAETAYPFRLDSEDSHENIIDTAAELVAGYPATVAGQTRWMNDMASIVEAVPGGRGLGVFYWEATWTAVNGNGWDPTDAASGNGWENQALFGYDDRALSSTSWFGHR is encoded by the coding sequence ATGTTCCATCCCAGACGCACGCTCCGAGCCCTGCTGATACCGCTGGCCGCCGGACTCGCCCTGACCGCCCTGCCCACGCAGACCGCCTCGGCGGCGAGCACGCTCACCAACGGCGGCTTCGAGTCGGACGGCACCGGAACCACGACCCCGGCCGGCTGGTCCACCTACTCGGCGACCGGACAGAACGCCGCCTCCTTCACCGAGGCCGGTGGCCACGGCGGCAGTCACCGCCTGACGCACTGGTCGGCGTCCGCGTACAAGGTGGAGACCTACCAGTACCTGTCGGGGCTGACCAACGGGAACTACAAGCTCACCGCCTGGGTCCGCTCCGGCGGTGGGCAGAACTCGGCGTACCTCGCCCTGAAGAACTGCGGCGGCGCCGAGCAGCGCACCGACCTGCCGGTCTCCACGAGCGGCTGGATCCGGATCGTCGTGCCGGTCAGCGTGACCGCCAACCAGTGCACGATCAGCATCAACAGCGATGCGGCCGCGGGCAATTGGCTCAACGTCGACGACCTGACCTTCGCCTCCGGCACGGGCGGCACCTCGATCCACGGCGCCGACATCTCCTCCCTCGCCAAGAGCGAGGCCAAGGGCGGCACCTACCGGACCGGTTCGGGCAGCACCGGCGACCCGGTCGCCATCCTCAGGAACGCCGGCATGAACTACGCGCGCCTGAAGGTCTGGGTCAACCCGGCCGACGGCTACAACAACAAGGCACGCGTCCTCGCCACGGCCAAGCGCGTCAAGGCCGCCGGCATGAAGCTGCTGGTCGACTTCCACTACTCGGACACCTGGGCCGACCCGGGCGCCCAGAGCAAGCCGGCCGCCTGGTCCGGGCACTCCTACAGCCAGTTGAAGTCCGACGTGTACAACCACACGTACGACGTGCTCAACGCGCTGAAGGCACAGGGCACCACCGCCGACATGGTCCAGGTCGGCAACGAGATCAACGGCGGCATGCTGTGGTCCGAGGGCTCCACCGACAACTTCTCGCAGCTCGCGGGTCTGCTCAACTCCGGCTACAGCGCGGTCAAGGCGGTCAGCTCGTCCACCACGGTCGCCCTGCATCTCGCCAAGGGCGGCGACCTGTCCGGCACCCGCTGGTGGTTCGACAACGCCGTCGCGAACGGCGTGAAATTCGACGCCATCGGCCTTTCTTACTACGGCTACTGGCACGGCACGCTGTACGACTTCCAGACCACCCTCGACGACGCGGCCGCCCGCTACGCCAAGCCGGTCTTCGTCGCCGAGACGGCCTACCCGTTCCGTCTGGACAGCGAGGACTCGCACGAGAACATCATCGACACCGCCGCCGAACTGGTCGCCGGCTACCCCGCCACGGTGGCCGGCCAGACCAGGTGGATGAACGACATGGCGAGCATCGTGGAGGCCGTCCCCGGCGGCCGCGGTCTCGGCGTCTTCTACTGGGAGGCGACCTGGACGGCCGTCAACGGCAACGGCTGGGACCCGACCGACGCCGCCTCCGGCAACGGCTGGGAGAACCAGGCCCTGTTCGGCTACGACGACCGGGCACTCTCCTCGACGTCGTGGTTCGGCCACCGTTGA
- a CDS encoding FadR/GntR family transcriptional regulator — MNLSDSRTAGQPPRRVSAMEAVLAHLRDAIERGEYAVGDKLPSEAELCRTLEVSRPVLREALRALQTMGLTVSKTGKGTFVVASTVEDPTFGDYSASDLLEVRRHVEIPVAGYAALRRTPENLDHLAHLLDRMERETDTTAWVAMDTLFHLAVAEAAQNPVFRRVIEEIRDALARQSAFLNELGGRREQSNREHRAIVEALIDGSELDATDAMAHHLDRVETTLTDIVRPPRTDSTTEGGPEA, encoded by the coding sequence GTGAACCTGTCAGACAGCCGGACAGCCGGACAGCCTCCCCGTCGTGTGAGCGCCATGGAGGCGGTGCTGGCGCATCTGCGTGATGCCATCGAGCGCGGCGAGTACGCCGTCGGCGACAAGCTGCCCTCCGAGGCGGAGCTCTGCCGCACCCTGGAGGTCAGCAGGCCCGTCCTGCGCGAGGCCCTGCGGGCCCTGCAGACCATGGGCCTGACCGTCTCCAAGACCGGCAAGGGCACCTTCGTCGTCGCCAGCACCGTCGAGGACCCCACCTTCGGCGACTACTCGGCGAGCGACCTGCTGGAGGTGCGCCGCCACGTCGAGATCCCGGTCGCCGGGTACGCGGCACTGCGCCGCACCCCGGAGAACCTCGACCACCTCGCCCACCTGCTGGACCGCATGGAGCGGGAGACGGACACCACCGCGTGGGTCGCGATGGACACCCTCTTCCACCTGGCCGTGGCCGAGGCCGCCCAGAACCCGGTCTTCCGCCGGGTCATCGAGGAGATCCGTGACGCACTGGCGCGTCAGTCGGCCTTCCTCAACGAGCTGGGCGGTCGCCGCGAGCAGTCCAACCGGGAGCACCGGGCGATCGTCGAGGCGCTGATCGACGGTTCCGAACTCGACGCGACCGACGCCATGGCCCACCACCTGGATCGCGTCGAGACGACCCTCACCGACATCGTGCGCCCCCCGCGCACGGACAGCACCACGGAAGGCGGACCCGAGGCGTGA
- a CDS encoding DUF190 domain-containing protein gives MTRLTGRALRLTVFVGEHDTWHHKPLYSEIVHRAHAAGLAGASVFHGIEGYGASSLIHTSRLLSLSEDLPVAVVIVDTEERVRAFLPQLDELVSEGLVTIDDCEVIRYIGRDDKPSESDRKGKK, from the coding sequence ATGACCAGGCTGACCGGCAGGGCGCTGCGCCTGACCGTCTTCGTGGGGGAACACGACACCTGGCACCACAAGCCGCTCTACTCCGAGATCGTGCACCGCGCCCACGCGGCCGGCCTCGCGGGCGCCAGCGTCTTCCACGGCATCGAGGGCTACGGCGCCTCCTCGCTGATCCACACCTCACGACTGCTGTCGCTGAGCGAGGACCTCCCGGTCGCGGTCGTGATCGTGGACACCGAGGAGCGGGTGCGCGCCTTCCTGCCGCAGCTCGACGAACTCGTCTCCGAAGGACTCGTCACCATCGACGACTGCGAGGTCATCCGGTACATCGGCCGCGACGACAAACCGAGCGAATCGGACAGGAAAGGTAAGAAGTAG
- a CDS encoding amino acid permease, which produces MSEQHLKEETRPSSGHVDVGDHGYSKSLKARHVNMIAIGGAIGTGLFLGAGGRLADAGPSLFIAYAVCGVFAFLVVRALGELVLYRPSSGAFVSYAREFMGEKGAYVAGWMYFLNWATTGIADITAVAVYTHYWGMFSDIPQWVIALIALAVVLTVNLISVKMFGELEFWFAIIKVGALVAFMLIGIFLLATQHPIDGHDPGPALITGNGGVFPNGLLPMLLIIQGVVFAYASVELVGVAAGETENPEKIMPKAINSIMWRVGLFYVGSVLLLSMLLPWNKYTSGESPFVTVLSNIGIPAAGGVMNLVVLTAAMSSLNSGLYSTGRILRSMAVNGSAPKFTSVMSRSQVPYGGILLTSGVCVLGVGLNFVVPAEAFEIVLNFAAIGILATWGMIMVCHLLFWQKTQKGELTRPGYRLPGSPWTELVTLAFLASVLVLMYADGGAGRTTVLCLPLIVAALVAGWYAIRSRAGRTATKADA; this is translated from the coding sequence GTGAGCGAACAGCACCTCAAGGAAGAGACGCGCCCCTCGTCCGGTCACGTAGACGTCGGAGACCACGGCTACAGCAAGTCGCTGAAGGCCCGGCACGTCAACATGATCGCCATCGGCGGTGCCATCGGCACCGGCCTGTTCCTAGGGGCCGGCGGCCGACTCGCCGACGCCGGCCCGTCCCTGTTCATCGCCTACGCGGTCTGCGGCGTCTTCGCCTTCCTCGTCGTCCGCGCCCTCGGCGAACTCGTCCTGTACCGGCCCTCCTCCGGCGCCTTCGTGTCGTACGCCCGTGAGTTCATGGGCGAGAAGGGCGCCTATGTCGCCGGCTGGATGTACTTCCTGAACTGGGCCACCACCGGCATCGCCGACATCACCGCGGTGGCCGTCTACACCCACTACTGGGGCATGTTCTCGGACATCCCGCAGTGGGTGATCGCCCTGATCGCGCTCGCGGTCGTCCTCACCGTCAACCTCATATCGGTGAAGATGTTCGGCGAACTGGAGTTCTGGTTCGCCATCATCAAGGTGGGCGCGCTCGTGGCGTTCATGCTGATCGGCATCTTCCTGTTGGCCACCCAGCACCCCATAGACGGCCACGACCCCGGCCCGGCCCTGATCACCGGCAACGGCGGCGTCTTTCCCAACGGCCTGCTGCCGATGCTGCTGATCATCCAGGGCGTCGTCTTCGCCTACGCCTCCGTCGAGCTGGTCGGCGTCGCAGCCGGTGAGACCGAGAACCCCGAGAAGATCATGCCCAAGGCGATCAACTCGATCATGTGGCGCGTCGGCCTCTTCTACGTCGGCTCGGTCCTGCTGCTCTCGATGCTGCTGCCCTGGAACAAGTACACGTCCGGCGAGAGCCCCTTCGTGACCGTGCTGTCCAACATCGGCATCCCGGCGGCAGGCGGTGTGATGAACCTCGTCGTGCTCACCGCGGCGATGTCCTCGCTCAACTCCGGCCTGTACTCCACCGGCCGCATCCTGCGCTCCATGGCGGTGAACGGCTCCGCCCCGAAGTTCACCTCGGTGATGAGCCGCAGCCAGGTCCCCTATGGCGGCATCCTCCTGACCAGCGGTGTCTGTGTTCTCGGCGTCGGTCTCAACTTCGTCGTCCCCGCCGAGGCGTTCGAGATCGTGCTGAACTTCGCGGCCATCGGCATCCTCGCCACCTGGGGCATGATCATGGTCTGTCACCTGCTCTTCTGGCAGAAGACCCAGAAGGGCGAGCTGACCCGCCCCGGCTACCGACTGCCGGGCTCCCCCTGGACCGAACTCGTGACGCTGGCGTTCCTCGCCTCCGTCCTGGTCCTCATGTACGCCGACGGCGGCGCGGGACGCACCACAGTGCTGTGCCTGCCGCTGATCGTCGCAGCGCTGGTCGCGGGCTGGTACGCCATCCGCAGCCGGGCCGGGCGCACCGCCACCAAGGCCGACGCGTGA
- a CDS encoding undecaprenyl-diphosphate phosphatase gives MSVISVGQAIVLGAVEGVTEFLPVSSTGHLKIVEGLMGIPVDDDSVVGFSAVIQVGAIAAVLVYFFKDIVRIVSAWLRGLRDKEERYHHDYQFAWWVICATIPIVVVGLAAKPLIEGPLASLWVVAGSLIVGSGVMWAADRMGRHKRGEDDTSFKDAMLVGSSQILALLFPGFSRSGATMSTALMLDLDRVAATRLSFFLGIPALTGAGIYELKDALGTGTAALPLAVGTLVSFVVAYASIAWLLRYVAKHSFNAFVIYRIVVGLLLFGLLGAGVVNS, from the coding sequence ATGAGCGTCATCAGCGTCGGTCAGGCCATCGTCCTCGGAGCCGTCGAGGGGGTGACCGAGTTCCTGCCCGTCTCCTCGACCGGCCATCTGAAGATCGTCGAGGGGCTCATGGGCATCCCCGTGGACGACGACTCGGTCGTCGGGTTCTCGGCCGTCATCCAGGTCGGCGCGATCGCCGCCGTGCTCGTGTACTTCTTCAAGGACATCGTGCGGATCGTGTCCGCGTGGCTGCGCGGGCTGCGCGACAAGGAGGAGCGCTATCACCACGACTACCAGTTCGCGTGGTGGGTGATCTGCGCGACGATCCCGATCGTCGTCGTGGGCCTGGCCGCCAAGCCGCTGATCGAGGGGCCGCTCGCCTCGCTGTGGGTGGTCGCGGGCTCGCTGATCGTGGGCAGCGGTGTGATGTGGGCGGCCGACCGGATGGGCCGGCACAAGCGAGGGGAGGACGACACCTCCTTCAAGGACGCCATGCTCGTCGGCAGCTCCCAGATCCTCGCCCTGCTCTTCCCGGGCTTCTCGCGCTCCGGCGCCACGATGTCGACGGCTCTGATGCTCGACCTCGACCGGGTCGCCGCCACCCGTCTGTCCTTCTTCCTCGGCATCCCGGCGCTGACCGGCGCGGGCATCTACGAGCTCAAGGACGCCCTCGGCACGGGGACGGCTGCGCTGCCGCTGGCCGTCGGCACACTCGTGTCCTTCGTCGTCGCCTACGCCTCCATCGCCTGGCTGCTGAGGTACGTCGCCAAGCACTCCTTCAACGCCTTCGTGATCTACCGGATCGTGGTCGGGCTGCTGCTGTTCGGGCTGCTCGGCGCGGGTGTCGTCAACAGCTGA
- the crcB gene encoding fluoride efflux transporter CrcB, with protein sequence MTAPETDSLRAPAGTARPAAWRAQAPVVAVVAAGGALGATARYALALWWPLQPGGFPWATFWTNVVGCSVIGVFMVIITDVWAAHRLVRPFFGTGVLGGFTTFSTYAVDIQRLVDDGHPRTGLAYLAATLVAALTAVWLASAATRRVLKWRQS encoded by the coding sequence ATGACAGCCCCCGAAACCGACAGCCTGCGCGCACCCGCCGGCACCGCACGCCCCGCGGCCTGGCGGGCGCAGGCACCCGTCGTCGCGGTGGTCGCGGCCGGCGGAGCCCTCGGCGCCACGGCCCGCTACGCACTCGCCCTGTGGTGGCCGCTCCAGCCGGGCGGTTTCCCCTGGGCGACCTTCTGGACCAATGTCGTCGGCTGCTCCGTGATAGGCGTGTTCATGGTGATCATCACCGACGTGTGGGCCGCCCACCGCCTGGTCCGCCCCTTCTTCGGCACCGGCGTCCTCGGCGGGTTCACCACCTTCTCGACGTACGCCGTCGACATCCAGAGGCTGGTGGACGACGGTCATCCGCGCACCGGACTCGCCTACCTCGCCGCCACCCTCGTCGCCGCACTCACGGCGGTCTGGCTCGCCTCGGCGGCCACCCGTCGCGTCCTGAAGTGGAGGCAGTCATGA
- a CDS encoding SRPBCC family protein produces the protein MSRNRRLILSSPSEVWNLLSDGSRYGEWVTGTQEVLAVDPDWPDVGARLRVRVGMGRLTLDDTVVVRISEPRRRLELEARAEPFGAARIAMQLIPWGAHTLFVIDWHPLRGPGTRMHGLPVDYVVAIRNGMMLTKLARIAVREHGASLIGPE, from the coding sequence GTGTCGCGCAATCGCCGTCTGATCCTGAGCTCGCCGTCGGAGGTCTGGAACCTGCTGTCCGACGGCAGCCGATACGGGGAGTGGGTCACGGGCACCCAGGAGGTCCTCGCCGTGGACCCCGACTGGCCGGACGTGGGCGCCCGGCTGCGGGTCCGGGTCGGGATGGGCCGCCTGACCCTCGACGACACCGTCGTCGTCCGCATCAGCGAACCGCGGCGCCGGCTGGAACTGGAGGCGAGGGCCGAGCCCTTCGGCGCGGCCCGCATCGCCATGCAACTGATCCCCTGGGGCGCGCACACCCTCTTCGTCATCGACTGGCATCCGCTGAGAGGGCCCGGGACCCGGATGCACGGTCTGCCCGTCGACTACGTCGTCGCGATCCGCAACGGGATGATGCTGACGAAGCTGGCGCGGATCGCGGTGCGTGAGCATGGCGCTTCGCTGATCGGGCCGGAATAG
- the crcB gene encoding fluoride efflux transporter CrcB — translation MNWLLVVAGAVVGAPLRYLTDRAVQSRHDSVFPWGTFLVNACGCLILGLLTGAAASGAAGSHLQLLLGTGLCGALTTYSTFSYETLRLTETGAGLYALGNVVGSVVVGLGAAFLGVSLAEAMWS, via the coding sequence GTGAACTGGCTTCTGGTCGTCGCGGGTGCCGTCGTCGGTGCGCCCCTGCGCTATCTCACCGACCGCGCGGTGCAGTCCCGGCACGACTCCGTGTTCCCCTGGGGCACCTTCCTCGTCAACGCCTGCGGCTGTCTGATCCTCGGCCTGCTCACCGGCGCGGCGGCCTCCGGTGCCGCGGGTTCCCACCTCCAGCTGCTGCTCGGCACCGGGCTGTGCGGCGCCCTGACCACCTACTCGACCTTCTCCTACGAGACCCTGCGGCTGACCGAGACGGGCGCCGGGCTCTACGCCCTCGGCAACGTCGTGGGCAGCGTGGTCGTGGGCCTCGGCGCGGCCTTCCTCGGCGTGTCGCTGGCCGAGGCGATGTGGTCGTAG
- a CDS encoding beta-galactosidase, with product MPETNPRGLTGLAFGGDYNPEQWPQEIWNEDVRLMREAGVTMVSVGIFSWALLEPSPGVYDFGWLDRVFDLLHEHGIRVDLGTPTVCPPVWFYRAHPEALPVTPDGVRLEFGSRAAVCHSNADYRTAAAAITTRLAERYGDHPALAMWHVHNEYGVPVSACYCDSCAAHFRRWLEATYETVDAVNEAWGTAFWGQRYNDFEQINPPRTTPTAVNPAQALDHKRFADATMRENFVMERDILHRLAPGVPVTTNFMTALSQCDSVDYWAWGREVDIVTNDHYLITDGRRTHVNLAMAADLSRSVAQGAPWLLLEHSTSGVNWQPRNPAKAPGQMARNSLAHVARGSEGAMFFQWRQSRRGAEKFHSAMLPHGGTDTRVWREVVELGAAVDSLSTVRGTRTQADVAMLWDWHSWWAQNLDWRPSEDHDPRERADAFYEALYDRHLTVDFAHPEADLSRYPLVVVPALYLMTEAAGRNLREYVETGGTLVVSYFSGIVDEHDAVHEGACPGPLRDVLGLTVEEFSPLLRDQLVRITGPDGSELSGDVWTEFVVPRGAETVWTYADGLTAGHPAVTRHRLGEGTAWYVSTRLGADGLDALLGWAIEDAQVAPRADLPRDVEVVRRSGESGSYLFAVNHTASDAKVPLDAPGTELLTGERAAGRLEVPAGAVRVVRLDG from the coding sequence ATGCCGGAGACCAACCCCAGGGGCCTCACCGGGCTCGCCTTCGGTGGGGACTACAACCCCGAGCAGTGGCCGCAGGAGATCTGGAACGAGGACGTCCGGCTGATGCGGGAGGCCGGCGTCACGATGGTGAGCGTCGGGATCTTCTCCTGGGCCCTGCTGGAACCCTCACCGGGTGTGTACGACTTCGGCTGGCTGGACCGCGTGTTCGACCTGCTGCACGAGCACGGCATCCGCGTCGACCTGGGCACCCCCACCGTCTGCCCGCCGGTCTGGTTCTACCGCGCCCACCCCGAGGCCCTGCCCGTCACACCGGACGGCGTACGCCTGGAGTTCGGCTCGCGCGCCGCCGTCTGCCACAGCAACGCCGACTACCGCACGGCCGCCGCGGCCATCACCACCAGGCTCGCCGAGCGCTACGGCGACCACCCGGCGCTGGCGATGTGGCACGTGCACAACGAGTACGGCGTCCCCGTCTCGGCCTGCTACTGCGACTCCTGCGCCGCGCACTTCCGCCGTTGGCTGGAGGCGACGTACGAGACGGTGGACGCGGTCAACGAGGCCTGGGGCACCGCCTTCTGGGGTCAGCGCTACAACGACTTCGAGCAGATCAACCCGCCGCGCACGACGCCGACGGCCGTCAACCCGGCCCAGGCGCTGGACCACAAGCGGTTCGCCGACGCCACCATGCGCGAGAACTTCGTCATGGAGCGGGACATCCTGCACCGCCTCGCGCCGGGCGTCCCGGTCACCACCAACTTCATGACGGCGCTCAGCCAGTGCGACTCCGTCGACTACTGGGCCTGGGGCCGCGAGGTCGACATCGTCACCAACGACCACTACCTGATCACCGACGGCCGCCGCACCCACGTCAACCTCGCCATGGCCGCCGACCTGTCCCGTTCGGTGGCCCAGGGAGCGCCCTGGCTCCTGCTGGAGCACTCCACCTCCGGCGTCAACTGGCAGCCCCGCAACCCCGCCAAGGCCCCCGGTCAGATGGCCCGCAACTCCCTCGCCCATGTGGCGCGCGGCTCCGAGGGCGCCATGTTCTTCCAGTGGCGGCAGTCCCGGCGCGGCGCGGAGAAGTTCCACTCCGCGATGCTCCCGCACGGCGGCACCGACACCCGCGTGTGGCGCGAGGTCGTCGAACTCGGCGCCGCCGTCGACTCGTTGAGCACCGTCCGCGGCACCCGTACACAGGCCGACGTGGCGATGCTGTGGGACTGGCACTCCTGGTGGGCGCAGAACCTCGACTGGCGCCCGAGCGAGGACCACGACCCGCGCGAGCGCGCCGACGCCTTCTACGAGGCGCTCTACGACCGCCACCTCACCGTCGACTTCGCCCACCCGGAAGCCGACTTGTCGAGGTATCCCCTTGTCGTCGTGCCCGCCCTGTACCTGATGACGGAGGCGGCCGGGCGCAACCTCAGGGAGTACGTCGAGACGGGCGGCACCCTCGTCGTGTCGTACTTCTCCGGCATCGTCGACGAGCACGACGCCGTGCACGAGGGCGCCTGCCCCGGGCCGCTGCGGGACGTCCTCGGCCTCACGGTCGAGGAGTTCTCGCCCCTGCTCAGGGATCAGCTGGTCCGCATCACCGGCCCCGACGGCTCCGAGCTCAGCGGCGACGTGTGGACGGAGTTCGTCGTGCCGCGCGGCGCCGAGACGGTGTGGACCTACGCCGACGGCCTGACCGCCGGCCACCCCGCCGTCACCCGGCACCGCCTCGGCGAGGGCACCGCCTGGTACGTCTCCACCCGCCTGGGCGCCGACGGCCTCGACGCGCTGCTCGGCTGGGCGATCGAGGACGCGCAGGTCGCACCTCGTGCCGACCTGCCCCGGGACGTCGAGGTGGTGCGCCGCTCCGGCGAGTCGGGCAGCTACCTGTTCGCCGTGAACCACACCGCGTCGGACGCCAAGGTGCCGCTGGATGCGCCCGGCACCGAGCTGCTGACCGGCGAGCGCGCCGCGGGCCGCCTCGAGGTGCCCGCCGGAGCCGTCCGGGTCGTACGACTCGACGGCTGA